From a single Aggregatilinea lenta genomic region:
- the gcvPA gene encoding aminomethyl-transferring glycine dehydrogenase subunit GcvPA, with translation MSYIPHTDADRADMLKTIGVQSMDELFDRVPDEQRFPPLDLPDGLSEMEVAWEVSGLARANVNASDYATFLGAGAYNHFVPSIVNHVLLRSEFYTAYTPYQPEVSQGTLQAIFEYQSMMVALTGMEVANASHYDGATALAEAVTLARAQYRGKRTKVILSQGVNPQYRAVARTYHQGSGMKFVGDKGNATLTDLVDMLDDDTAMLVVSYPNFFGQIEDFSTLAESVHKAGALLCMVVDPIALGLFKTPGELGADVVVGEGQPLGIPLSFGGPYLGFFATRESLVRKIAGRVVGQTVDTHGRRAYVMTLRPREQDIRREKATSNICTNQGLMALAACVYMSAMGKHGLRKVAELCYHKAHYAAEQLNALNGYSVDMSRPFFKEFVLTCPRPVAELNDYLLEHWGIIGGYDLSKDLPGRENQMLVAVTEMNIKDEIDTLVEALRDPDAHIGHDHHH, from the coding sequence ATGAGCTATATTCCTCACACCGACGCCGACCGCGCGGACATGCTCAAAACCATCGGCGTACAGTCGATGGACGAGCTGTTCGACCGCGTGCCGGACGAGCAGCGCTTCCCGCCCCTGGATCTGCCGGACGGACTGAGCGAGATGGAAGTCGCCTGGGAAGTAAGCGGGCTGGCGCGCGCCAATGTCAACGCCAGCGACTACGCCACCTTCCTCGGCGCGGGCGCGTACAACCACTTCGTCCCCAGCATCGTGAACCACGTGCTGCTGCGCAGTGAGTTTTACACCGCCTATACCCCCTACCAGCCGGAAGTCAGCCAGGGCACGCTCCAGGCGATCTTCGAGTACCAGAGCATGATGGTCGCGCTGACCGGCATGGAAGTCGCCAACGCCAGCCACTACGACGGCGCGACGGCGCTGGCCGAGGCGGTGACGCTGGCCCGCGCGCAGTATCGCGGCAAGCGCACCAAGGTGATCCTGAGCCAGGGTGTCAATCCGCAGTACCGCGCCGTCGCCCGCACCTATCACCAGGGCAGCGGTATGAAGTTCGTCGGGGACAAGGGCAACGCCACGCTCACCGATCTGGTGGACATGCTCGACGACGACACCGCCATGCTCGTGGTCAGCTACCCCAACTTCTTCGGCCAGATCGAGGACTTCAGCACGCTCGCGGAGTCCGTGCACAAGGCCGGAGCGCTGCTGTGTATGGTCGTCGATCCGATAGCGCTCGGTCTGTTCAAGACGCCGGGCGAGTTGGGCGCGGATGTCGTCGTCGGCGAGGGCCAGCCGCTCGGCATCCCGCTGAGCTTCGGCGGCCCGTACCTGGGCTTTTTCGCCACCCGCGAATCGCTCGTGCGCAAGATCGCCGGGCGTGTCGTCGGGCAAACGGTCGATACGCATGGCCGCCGCGCCTACGTCATGACCCTGCGCCCCCGCGAGCAGGACATCCGCCGCGAGAAGGCGACCAGCAACATCTGCACCAACCAGGGCCTGATGGCGCTGGCCGCGTGCGTTTACATGAGCGCGATGGGCAAGCACGGCCTGCGCAAGGTCGCGGAGCTGTGCTACCACAAGGCACACTACGCCGCCGAACAGCTCAACGCCCTCAACGGCTACAGCGTGGACATGAGCCGCCCGTTCTTCAAGGAATTTGTGCTCACCTGCCCGCGCCCGGTCGCGGAGCTGAACGACTATCTGCTGGAGCACTGGGGCATCATCGGCGGCTACGATCTCTCGAAGGATCTGCCGGGCCGCGAAAACCAGATGCTCGTCGCCGTGACCGAGATGAACATTAAAGACGAAATCGATACGTTGGTCGAAGCCTTGCGCGATCCCGATGCGCATATCGGCCACGATCACCACCACTAG
- the gcvPB gene encoding aminomethyl-transferring glycine dehydrogenase subunit GcvPB, producing the protein MTTELILQSQKEETPAPLEPLIYDLGAPGRQGVRLPDPDVPTADLPADLLRADLDLPEVSEQDVMRHFVRLSHLNHSVDTGFYPLGSCTMKYNPKLNEDMARLPGFAQVHPLQDPSTAQGALALMVQLQEWLAEISGMDAVSLQPAAGAQGEFAGILLIRAYHLANGEGHRTKIIIPDSAHGTNPATTAMAGLEVIEIPSDANGDVDLDKLREVCGEDMAGMMITVPNTLGVFETHIKDIVDVIHGCGGLMYMDGANMNAMLGVAKPADLGFDVMHYNLHKTFSTPHGGGGPGSGPVAVVEKLAPFLPGPIAAIVEEGEGDEPPLYGLVMPEQSIGALKAFYGNFGMMVRAFSYISTYGAEGLRDVTRHAVLNANYIRARLKDAYTMPFDRVCGHEFVCEGHWDGVEDIHALDISKRLMDYGIHPPTNYFPLIVPEALLIEPTETESKQSCDDFADAMLTIAQEAKEHPELLHDAPHITPVGRVDDVLAAKQLVLCCRPLPDYGA; encoded by the coding sequence ATGACGACAGAGTTGATTTTACAGAGCCAAAAAGAAGAGACGCCCGCTCCCCTGGAGCCGTTGATCTACGATCTCGGCGCACCGGGACGCCAGGGCGTACGCCTGCCCGATCCGGACGTGCCCACCGCCGATCTGCCCGCCGATCTGCTGCGCGCGGACCTCGATCTGCCCGAAGTCAGCGAGCAGGACGTGATGCGGCACTTCGTGCGGCTGAGCCACCTCAACCACAGCGTCGATACGGGCTTTTACCCGCTCGGCTCGTGCACGATGAAGTACAACCCCAAGCTCAACGAAGATATGGCGCGTCTGCCCGGGTTCGCCCAGGTGCACCCACTGCAAGATCCCAGCACGGCGCAGGGCGCGCTGGCGCTGATGGTCCAGTTGCAGGAGTGGCTGGCCGAGATCAGCGGCATGGACGCCGTGAGCCTCCAGCCTGCCGCCGGGGCGCAGGGCGAGTTCGCGGGTATCCTGCTGATCCGCGCCTACCACCTCGCCAACGGCGAGGGCCACCGCACCAAGATCATCATACCGGACAGCGCGCACGGGACCAACCCCGCCACCACCGCGATGGCCGGACTGGAAGTGATCGAGATCCCGTCCGACGCCAACGGCGACGTAGACCTGGATAAGCTGCGCGAAGTCTGCGGCGAAGACATGGCGGGCATGATGATCACCGTGCCCAACACGCTCGGCGTATTCGAGACGCACATCAAGGACATCGTGGACGTGATTCACGGCTGCGGCGGCCTGATGTACATGGACGGCGCGAACATGAACGCCATGCTGGGCGTCGCCAAGCCCGCCGACCTCGGCTTCGACGTGATGCACTACAACCTGCACAAAACCTTCAGCACCCCGCACGGCGGCGGCGGTCCCGGCAGCGGCCCGGTTGCCGTGGTGGAGAAGCTCGCGCCGTTCCTGCCCGGCCCCATTGCGGCCATCGTGGAAGAGGGCGAAGGCGACGAGCCGCCGCTCTACGGTCTGGTCATGCCTGAACAAAGCATCGGCGCACTGAAAGCGTTCTACGGCAACTTCGGCATGATGGTCCGCGCGTTCAGCTACATCTCGACCTACGGCGCGGAGGGCCTGCGTGACGTGACGCGCCACGCCGTGCTGAACGCCAACTACATCCGCGCGCGCCTCAAGGACGCCTACACCATGCCATTCGACCGCGTTTGCGGGCATGAATTCGTGTGCGAGGGTCACTGGGACGGCGTGGAGGACATCCACGCGCTGGATATTTCCAAGCGCCTGATGGACTACGGCATCCACCCGCCGACGAACTACTTCCCGCTGATCGTGCCCGAAGCGCTGCTGATCGAGCCAACCGAAACCGAGTCGAAGCAGTCCTGCGACGACTTCGCCGACGCCATGCTGACCATCGCGCAGGAAGCGAAGGAGCACCCCGAACTGCTGCACGACGCGCCGCACATCACCCCAGTTGGGCGTGTGGACGACGTGCTGGCGGCCAAACAGCTCGTGCTGTGCTGCCGCCCCCTACCGGATTACGGGGCGTAG
- a CDS encoding EamA family transporter: protein MSQSTSAPTPRWHVLAAFASVYLFWGGTYLGIRFALESLPPFLMAGARFVIAGTFLYTWMHAKGAPRPSRIHWRDTAIVGGLLLLGGNGGVTWAEQHVPSSLAALIIGAMPLWIALLGWLVFGSGRPTARMALGLVTGLAGIALLVGPDNLSGSGGSALGIGALLFAALSWAVGSLYALRATLPRTPLQVTGMEMLCGGALLIALGTLSGEWADLNLAHVSLKSGVAFGYLVIGGSLLGFSAYVWLLQNVPPAQAATYAYVNPVVALFLGWALADEPVTAMTLIAAAIIIGSVVLITTAKVRPAPIEPDAAPVLPEPAPSVAGAGK, encoded by the coding sequence ATGAGCCAGAGCACATCCGCTCCAACGCCGCGCTGGCACGTGCTGGCGGCCTTCGCGTCCGTCTACCTGTTCTGGGGCGGCACGTACCTGGGCATCCGCTTCGCGCTGGAATCGCTGCCGCCGTTCCTGATGGCGGGCGCGCGCTTCGTGATCGCGGGCACGTTCCTTTACACCTGGATGCACGCGAAGGGTGCGCCGAGGCCGTCGCGGATTCACTGGCGCGACACGGCCATCGTCGGCGGGCTGCTGCTGCTCGGCGGCAACGGCGGCGTGACCTGGGCGGAGCAGCATGTGCCGTCGAGCCTCGCCGCGCTGATCATCGGCGCAATGCCACTGTGGATCGCGCTGCTCGGCTGGCTGGTGTTCGGCAGCGGACGCCCTACCGCGCGTATGGCGCTCGGCCTCGTCACCGGCCTTGCCGGGATCGCGCTGCTGGTCGGCCCGGACAACCTGAGCGGGTCCGGCGGGAGCGCATTGGGCATCGGCGCGCTGCTCTTCGCGGCGCTGTCGTGGGCGGTCGGCTCGCTCTACGCGCTGCGCGCCACCCTGCCGCGCACCCCGCTCCAGGTGACAGGCATGGAAATGTTATGCGGCGGCGCGCTGCTGATCGCGCTCGGCACGCTGTCCGGCGAATGGGCCGATCTGAACCTGGCGCACGTCTCGCTGAAGTCGGGTGTGGCGTTTGGCTATCTGGTCATCGGCGGATCGCTGCTCGGCTTTTCGGCCTACGTGTGGCTGCTGCAAAACGTCCCGCCCGCCCAGGCCGCAACCTATGCCTACGTGAATCCCGTGGTGGCGTTGTTTCTTGGCTGGGCGCTCGCCGATGAGCCGGTCACCGCGATGACGCTCATCGCCGCCGCGATCATCATCGGATCGGTGGTGCTCATCACCACGGCGAAGGTGCGCCCGGCCCCCATCGAGCCGGATGCCGCCCCGGTTTTACCCGAACCGGCTCCTTCAGTTGCGGGCGCAGGAAAGTGA
- a CDS encoding DUF4291 domain-containing protein: MQLILASYLDQAGRWPASGRHIMAQYDERCVVVYQAFRPDIARFAAEHGYFGGEFSYNRMSWVKTSFMWMMYRSNWGTNEDQEAILAVWLRRDAFLYILTNAVHASYPQGIYSSREIWQVLVNNSDVRVQWDPDHDPAGDNVERRAIQLGIRGAFLRQYGRGGWIDRIEDITPFVAEQRQLAQAHNFAPLRTPLEHPYPVPDPAVRERLQLDTPGNVQGW; this comes from the coding sequence ATGCAGTTGATCCTCGCCTCCTACCTGGATCAGGCCGGGCGCTGGCCCGCCAGTGGCCGTCACATCATGGCCCAATACGACGAGCGCTGCGTGGTGGTTTACCAGGCGTTCCGGCCCGACATCGCCCGCTTCGCCGCCGAGCACGGCTATTTTGGCGGCGAGTTCAGCTACAACCGCATGAGCTGGGTCAAGACCAGCTTTATGTGGATGATGTACCGCTCCAACTGGGGCACCAATGAAGACCAGGAAGCGATCCTCGCCGTGTGGCTGCGGCGGGACGCGTTTCTTTACATCCTGACCAACGCCGTGCACGCCTCGTATCCGCAGGGGATCTATTCCAGCCGCGAGATCTGGCAGGTGCTGGTCAACAACTCCGACGTGCGCGTGCAGTGGGACCCCGATCACGACCCCGCAGGCGACAACGTGGAGCGTCGCGCGATCCAGCTCGGCATTCGCGGCGCATTCCTGCGCCAGTACGGGCGCGGCGGCTGGATCGACCGCATCGAGGACATCACGCCGTTCGTCGCGGAACAGCGCCAGCTCGCCCAGGCGCACAACTTCGCCCCGCTGCGCACCCCGCTCGAACATCCCTACCCCGTGCCCGATCCTGCCGTCCGTGAGCGGCTCCAACTCGACACGCCCGGCAATGTGCAGGGCTGGTAG
- a CDS encoding alpha/beta fold hydrolase, with translation MTEQMLYKSPQGERAVMALYDDLLTHWLVPYKTRTVPTRHGDTFVIVSGNEGGPPLVLLHGAGTNSAIWAGDAAAYAPFYRLYAVDLIGEAGKSAPTRPDWKGPAFVEWLEDVLDGLALARATLLGLSQGGWAALKFAAAHPERVDKLVLLAPGGVVPDRGSFLVRAIGLSMLGQWGMRRMARSMFGDQDVPAGVEDVTVLVTRHFKPRIGVLPVFTDEELRRLTMPVLLLGGTRDVIRDVDKIAARLHTCVPHAEATIIPGAGHALLNMPPLVLPFLRGE, from the coding sequence ATGACGGAACAGATGTTGTATAAATCGCCGCAGGGTGAGCGGGCGGTCATGGCACTGTACGACGACCTGCTCACGCATTGGCTCGTGCCCTACAAAACGCGAACCGTCCCGACGCGGCACGGCGACACGTTCGTGATCGTCAGCGGAAACGAGGGCGGTCCGCCGCTGGTGCTGCTGCACGGCGCGGGGACCAACTCCGCGATATGGGCCGGTGATGCCGCCGCGTACGCGCCGTTTTACCGCCTCTACGCGGTGGACCTGATCGGGGAGGCGGGCAAAAGCGCGCCGACCCGGCCCGATTGGAAGGGTCCGGCGTTCGTGGAGTGGCTCGAAGACGTGCTCGACGGGCTGGCCCTCGCCCGCGCGACGCTGCTGGGGTTGTCGCAGGGCGGTTGGGCGGCGCTGAAGTTCGCGGCGGCGCACCCGGAGCGCGTGGACAAGCTGGTGCTGCTCGCGCCGGGCGGCGTCGTGCCCGACCGGGGATCGTTCCTGGTGCGCGCGATCGGCCTGTCGATGTTGGGCCAGTGGGGCATGCGGCGCATGGCGCGCTCGATGTTCGGGGATCAGGACGTGCCGGCGGGCGTCGAGGACGTGACGGTGCTGGTGACGCGCCACTTCAAGCCGCGCATCGGCGTGCTGCCCGTCTTCACGGACGAAGAACTGCGGCGGCTGACGATGCCGGTGCTGCTGCTGGGCGGGACGCGGGACGTGATCCGCGACGTGGACAAGATCGCGGCGCGATTGCACACCTGTGTGCCGCACGCCGAGGCGACGATCATTCCCGGCGCGGGGCACGCTCTGCTGAACATGCCGCCGCTGGTGCTGCCGTTTCTGCGCGGCGAATGA
- a CDS encoding MerR family transcriptional regulator, producing the protein MLKIGDFSKLSRVSIKTLRYYDDMGLLKPSEVDRFTGYRYYGLDLLPRLNRILALKDLGLSLEQIASLLDEDLPADQLRGMLRLKRAELKQRVEEEQARLTRVEARLRQIEHEGKMPDYDVIVKRVDPVRVAAIRDEGNAETISAIAGRLFGEVAAFVERTNAGFGGPPMILYGYADECSEWQLEVAMPISRAVPGAGRVEVHELPAVEMMACTVHRGTFDTLPEAYRAMMGWIEANDTHICAESREVYLNFDMDDPARNVTELQFPIEKNGA; encoded by the coding sequence ATGCTGAAGATCGGTGATTTTTCAAAGTTGAGCCGGGTGTCGATCAAGACACTGCGCTACTACGACGACATGGGCCTGCTGAAGCCGTCCGAGGTGGATCGTTTCACCGGCTACCGCTACTACGGGCTGGACCTGCTGCCCCGCCTGAACCGCATCCTGGCGCTGAAGGACCTGGGGCTGTCGCTGGAGCAGATCGCGTCCCTGCTGGACGAGGATCTGCCTGCGGACCAGCTGCGCGGCATGCTGCGACTGAAGCGGGCGGAATTGAAACAGCGCGTGGAGGAGGAGCAGGCGCGGCTGACGCGCGTCGAGGCCCGGCTCAGGCAGATCGAGCACGAGGGTAAAATGCCAGACTATGACGTGATCGTGAAGCGAGTCGATCCGGTCCGTGTGGCGGCGATTCGGGATGAAGGGAATGCGGAAACGATTAGCGCCATCGCGGGGCGGTTGTTTGGGGAAGTGGCCGCGTTTGTGGAACGGACCAACGCCGGGTTTGGCGGTCCGCCGATGATCCTGTACGGTTATGCGGACGAGTGCTCGGAGTGGCAGCTTGAGGTGGCGATGCCGATCAGCCGCGCCGTGCCGGGGGCCGGACGCGTTGAGGTCCACGAGCTGCCGGCAGTCGAGATGATGGCCTGCACTGTGCACCGGGGCACGTTCGACACCCTGCCGGAGGCGTACCGGGCAATGATGGGCTGGATCGAGGCCAACGACACCCACATCTGCGCCGAAAGTCGCGAGGTGTACCTGAACTTTGACATGGACGATCCGGCGCGGAACGTCACGGAGCTTCAGTTCCCCATCGAGAAGAACGGAGCATAG